In one Nostoc sp. KVJ3 genomic region, the following are encoded:
- a CDS encoding DUF4351 domain-containing protein, protein MKRVQVLNKEKLEALGRLLLRISSIADLFIWLDGQENN, encoded by the coding sequence ATTAAGAGAGTTCAAGTTTTAAACAAGGAAAAGCTAGAAGCATTAGGAAGGTTGCTTTTGAGAATTTCGTCTATAGCTGATTTATTTATTTGGTTAGACGGGCAGGAAAATAATTAA
- a CDS encoding acetyl ornithine aminotransferase family protein has protein sequence MLSIPINLNLPRKPHLITSLPGPRAQAIVQRDRAVTSPSYTRDYPLVVSRGQGCMVEDVDGNIFLDMTAGIAVTATGHAHPEVVKAIQQQSARLLHMSGTDFYYEPMVELAEQLAIRAPFPQPQNNSAFPAKIFFTNSGAESNEGAIKLARYYTKRSLIVAFLGAFHGRTYGAMSLTGSKAVQRENFGPLVPGVTHIPYGTHASLDYLEQQLFGTILPPQEVAAIVVEPIQGEGGYIVPEDGFLKRIREICDRHGILMVVDEVQAGMGRTGRLFAIEHWGVMPDIITTAKGIASGLPLGAILARPELMTWPPGSHATTFGGNPVACAAGIATLRLLESGLMTNATQMGEFLQASLTQLHQKFPRVSLPRGKGLMVAVDLLDEQGNLDRELRDRIIQEAFLHGLLLLGCGKAAIRFCPPLVIDSDQIQIALQIISEILNF, from the coding sequence ATGTTAAGTATCCCTATTAACCTAAATTTACCTCGTAAACCCCATTTAATAACTTCCTTACCTGGGCCTCGCGCTCAAGCAATTGTACAACGCGATCGCGCCGTCACTTCCCCTTCTTATACTCGCGATTACCCCTTAGTAGTATCTCGCGGACAAGGCTGTATGGTGGAAGATGTGGACGGAAATATATTTCTAGATATGACCGCAGGTATAGCCGTTACCGCCACCGGACACGCCCACCCGGAAGTCGTCAAAGCAATTCAACAACAGTCGGCGCGTCTGCTGCATATGTCAGGGACGGATTTTTATTATGAACCGATGGTAGAATTAGCGGAACAATTAGCGATTCGCGCCCCTTTTCCTCAACCACAGAATAACAGTGCATTCCCCGCAAAAATATTTTTTACCAATTCCGGGGCAGAGTCAAACGAAGGAGCAATTAAACTAGCTCGATATTACACCAAGCGATCGCTAATTGTGGCATTCTTAGGCGCATTTCACGGACGCACTTATGGCGCAATGTCTCTCACGGGTTCCAAAGCAGTGCAGCGAGAGAATTTTGGCCCTTTAGTTCCTGGGGTAACTCATATCCCCTACGGCACTCACGCCAGCTTAGATTACTTAGAACAACAGCTATTTGGGACAATTTTACCACCGCAAGAAGTAGCAGCGATCGTAGTTGAGCCGATTCAAGGAGAGGGTGGATATATCGTACCAGAGGATGGTTTTTTAAAACGGATTCGGGAGATTTGCGATCGCCACGGTATTCTGATGGTGGTGGATGAAGTACAAGCGGGAATGGGGCGGACTGGTCGCTTATTTGCGATCGAGCATTGGGGTGTGATGCCTGATATTATTACTACTGCTAAAGGTATCGCCAGTGGTCTGCCATTAGGAGCAATACTTGCCAGACCAGAGTTAATGACTTGGCCTCCCGGTTCTCACGCTACCACCTTTGGCGGTAATCCCGTAGCTTGTGCTGCTGGTATTGCCACACTACGATTGCTGGAAAGTGGTTTGATGACCAATGCTACCCAGATGGGAGAATTTTTACAAGCTAGTCTTACCCAGTTACATCAAAAATTTCCGAGAGTATCACTGCCACGAGGTAAAGGTTTGATGGTTGCGGTGGATTTATTGGATGAACAAGGTAATCTAGATCGTGAATTGCGCGATCGCATTATCCAAGAAGCATTTTTACACGGTTTATTATTGTTAGGTTGCGGTAAAGCAGCAATTCGTTTCTGTCCCCCTCTAGTTATCGATAGCGACCAAATTCAAATAGCCCTTCAAATTATTAGTGAGATTTTAAATTTTTAA
- a CDS encoding zinc-dependent alcohol dehydrogenase family protein gives MKAYEIQSNGGIDALALVDRPEPKPTAGQVLIQVKATSLNYRDLLVAEGAYGARQKYPLIPLSDGAGEVVAVGEGVTRVKIGDRVAGIFFQDWIYGFLTKEKMKSDLGGGINGMLAEYVVLHQDGLVILPDYLSYFEGATLPCAAVTAWHGLVTKGNIDAGDSVLLLGTGGVSIFALQFAKIHGARVIITSSSDEKLARAKQLGADETINYKTTPDWEKQVYQLTNRTGVDHVIEVGGAGTLPKSLQAVRIGGRISLIGVLSGRGSEIDPMPILFKSLTVQGIYVGSREMFEAMNQTMQQHQIKPIIDRVFPFNEVREAYHYLKSGTHFGKVVINLIHN, from the coding sequence ATGAAAGCTTACGAAATTCAAAGCAACGGCGGGATTGATGCCCTCGCATTAGTCGATCGCCCTGAACCAAAACCAACTGCGGGACAAGTTCTCATTCAAGTCAAAGCAACATCCCTAAATTACCGCGATTTGCTCGTCGCTGAGGGTGCTTACGGCGCTAGACAGAAATATCCGTTAATTCCCCTATCTGACGGTGCGGGGGAAGTCGTGGCGGTGGGAGAAGGTGTGACACGGGTGAAAATAGGCGATCGCGTCGCTGGTATTTTCTTCCAAGACTGGATTTATGGCTTTTTAACCAAAGAGAAAATGAAATCCGATCTCGGAGGCGGTATCAATGGAATGCTAGCTGAGTATGTTGTATTACACCAAGATGGGTTAGTGATATTGCCTGACTACCTATCCTATTTTGAAGGGGCAACTTTACCCTGTGCAGCAGTCACAGCTTGGCATGGACTGGTGACAAAAGGCAATATTGACGCAGGTGATAGTGTTTTATTACTCGGTACTGGCGGAGTTTCGATTTTTGCTCTTCAGTTTGCCAAAATACATGGTGCTAGAGTGATTATTACTTCTAGCAGTGACGAGAAATTGGCACGAGCTAAACAGCTTGGTGCTGATGAGACGATTAACTACAAAACAACGCCAGATTGGGAAAAACAAGTTTACCAATTAACGAATCGCACAGGTGTAGATCATGTAATAGAAGTAGGCGGTGCAGGGACTCTGCCAAAATCATTACAAGCAGTCCGCATTGGGGGACGGATTAGTTTGATTGGCGTATTGTCAGGTAGAGGAAGTGAAATTGACCCCATGCCAATACTTTTTAAAAGTTTAACAGTTCAGGGCATTTATGTTGGCAGCCGGGAAATGTTTGAGGCAATGAATCAAACGATGCAACAGCATCAGATTAAACCGATTATCGATCGAGTTTTCCCATTTAATGAAGTCCGAGAAGCTTATCATTACCTCAAAAGTGGGACTCACTTCGGGAAAGTGGTTATCAATCTAATTCATAATTAA
- a CDS encoding M20 family metallopeptidase: MVSTFPNPSSVDLSRIRLAIRSLQPQLVEWRRRLHQQPELGFQEKLTAEFVWQKLQEWGIEHQTGIAQTGIVATIKGNKPDPKSKIQNPKLPVLAIRADMDALPIQELNEVPYKSQHDGVMHACGHDGHTAIALGTAYYLQQHRQDFSGTVKIIFQPAEESPGGAKPMIEAGVLKKPDVDAIIGLHLWNNLPLGTVGVRAGALMAAVECFNCTILGKGGHGALPHQTVDSVVVAAQIVNALQTIVARNVNPIDSAVVTVGELHAGTKRNVIADTARMTATVRYFNPSLKGFFNQRVEQIIAGICQSHGASYDLEYWSLYPPVINDIKIAELVRTVAEEVVETPLGIVPECQTMAAEDMSFFLQEVPGCYFFLGSANPEKDLAYPHHHPRFDFDETALEMGVEIFVRCVEKFFS, encoded by the coding sequence ATGGTTTCTACTTTTCCCAATCCCTCTTCTGTTGATCTATCTCGCATCCGACTGGCAATTCGCTCATTGCAACCGCAATTAGTAGAGTGGCGGCGGCGATTGCATCAACAACCAGAGTTGGGTTTTCAGGAAAAACTGACTGCTGAGTTTGTCTGGCAAAAGTTGCAAGAATGGGGAATTGAACATCAAACTGGCATTGCCCAAACTGGGATTGTCGCCACCATCAAGGGTAACAAACCAGATCCAAAATCCAAAATCCAAAATCCAAAATTGCCAGTTTTAGCGATTCGGGCAGATATGGATGCTTTGCCAATCCAAGAACTTAACGAAGTGCCATACAAATCGCAGCATGATGGAGTGATGCATGCTTGTGGACATGATGGACATACTGCGATCGCATTAGGTACAGCTTACTATCTCCAGCAGCATCGCCAAGACTTTTCCGGTACCGTGAAAATTATCTTTCAGCCAGCAGAAGAATCACCGGGTGGCGCAAAGCCGATGATTGAAGCTGGAGTTCTGAAAAAGCCTGATGTTGACGCGATTATTGGCTTGCACCTGTGGAATAATTTACCATTGGGAACAGTGGGTGTCCGCGCTGGGGCGTTGATGGCTGCTGTGGAGTGCTTTAATTGCACAATTTTAGGCAAAGGTGGACACGGCGCACTACCACATCAAACTGTTGACTCTGTTGTAGTTGCTGCCCAAATTGTAAATGCTCTGCAAACCATTGTCGCTCGGAATGTGAATCCTATTGATTCAGCTGTGGTAACGGTGGGCGAACTTCATGCTGGAACCAAGCGAAATGTGATTGCTGATACAGCGAGAATGACTGCTACTGTCAGGTATTTTAATCCTAGTTTGAAAGGCTTTTTTAACCAGCGTGTCGAGCAGATTATTGCTGGAATTTGTCAAAGTCATGGTGCGAGTTATGACTTAGAATATTGGTCACTTTATCCACCAGTAATTAATGATATTAAGATAGCGGAATTGGTGCGAACTGTAGCAGAAGAAGTGGTAGAAACCCCGTTGGGTATTGTGCCAGAATGCCAAACTATGGCTGCTGAGGATATGTCATTTTTCTTGCAAGAGGTTCCTGGTTGCTATTTCTTTTTAGGTTCTGCGAATCCAGAGAAAGATTTGGCGTATCCTCATCATCATCCCCGGTTTGATTTTGATGAAACCGCCTTGGAAATGGGCGTGGAAATATTTGTGAGATGCGTAGAGAAGTTTTTTAGTTGA